The window TTTGACAATAATAGTTACTACTTTATTTTTAGGTAGTTTAACATCAAATGCTACAGAAATAACACCTGATCTCTCGGAACAAATTGAATTTAGAAAAGAGTTCGGATTAGAAACAAATATAGACAAAATTAAATCACTTAATCAAAACATAAAGTTACATGAAGAAAGTAATTTTGAAATTCCTTTGACGAAAGTTGAAGAGGAAGAATTGGAAGAAAGATTCAAAGTACAGAATGAATATATTCCTAAAATAAGAAAATTTCTGGATGAAAAATACAAAAATGAAGATTTCACTTTGTATATTAACCAGGAAAACAAAGGCGAGATAGTAATAAAATTAAAGCAGGCTAGTGAACATAAAAAAGCAACTGTACAAAAAGATTCTATGGTAAATGAATTAAAAAGTGTAGGCCCAATGTTTAGCTACAGAGTTGAAGATGGAAACTATAGTGAATCGGATTTGGATAAAATTTCTGAACAAATATGGGGAAAGAAAGACCAGCAGAACTTAGACTTTGATTCGACCTCCGTAGATGTGATTAATCAAAAGGTAATAGTAGGGATTATAGATTATACATTAGAAAAAGAAAGACAGCTAAGGTTAGCATTTGAAGATTTCCCTTTAGAAGTAATTCAAGTAGATCCTCCAAATAATCATAGGGGTTCTTATGGTGGTGAAAAAATTGTAAATAGTAGAGGTGGTGCTTGTTCTTCTGGTTATTATGCGAAAAGTGGAAGTAATCATTATTTAATCACTGCAGGTCACTGTAGTAGAAGTTATAACGCTAGCACCGGTGTAGTAACAAATCACACTTCTGACACCTATAAATATGA of the Sporosarcina sp. FSL K6-1508 genome contains:
- a CDS encoding S1 family peptidase, giving the protein MKKIKSFKVLSTLTIIVTTLFLGSLTSNATEITPDLSEQIEFRKEFGLETNIDKIKSLNQNIKLHEESNFEIPLTKVEEEELEERFKVQNEYIPKIRKFLDEKYKNEDFTLYINQENKGEIVIKLKQASEHKKATVQKDSMVNELKSVGPMFSYRVEDGNYSESDLDKISEQIWGKKDQQNLDFDSTSVDVINQKVIVGIIDYTLEKERQLRLAFEDFPLEVIQVDPPNNHRGSYGGEKIVNSRGGACSSGYYAKSGSNHYLITAGHCSRSYNASTGVVTNHTSDTYKYETTSLGNVNSIRFGGKIDALTISVSSSNANSNININGAVRKMTSSQARDGDTVGQAVCKLGYATGKSQCGTLKSKNVGYTISGAAFSGLRGTNLTSTGGDSGGTMYNSFQYLGINKGSGGGYTQVYSQIGEINYSLGLSTYLQ